The proteins below come from a single Methyloprofundus sedimenti genomic window:
- a CDS encoding efflux RND transporter periplasmic adaptor subunit, whose protein sequence is MKRYSKKFLVIFILLILSVGFAMLYWLSEPQDLNSLKVSIPEPGPVAQVETIKLHKGEIKETLSAYGVVLPLPDKLITLSVPYISKVDMIQVNQGQIVQQDDLLLTLKPGASALLQLAQAQSELHAATRENQLLQERINLKLATKQDMVTSRLRIEQARVMLKNLADQGIANEQHIRAEHAGIVYLVSVQQGQIVAAGAPLLQIVDQSQWMVRLGIEPEDHEHLRVNQQVLITPVNTPVSEPVKGRIEIITHQIDPTTRLLNVFVRPELNQTLLINDFVQGQIIIASINAFLVPRQAVLPDDGGYSLFSVENGRAIKHTVQLGLENNTQIEVIAPDLKELDEVVVLGNYELESGMQVSALPSTQYKQGATQ, encoded by the coding sequence ATGAAACGCTATTCAAAAAAATTCCTCGTTATCTTTATTTTACTTATTTTGTCCGTCGGCTTTGCCATGCTTTACTGGCTGTCTGAGCCGCAAGATTTAAACAGTCTGAAAGTTTCAATTCCCGAGCCGGGGCCTGTGGCTCAAGTTGAAACAATTAAGCTACATAAAGGGGAAATAAAAGAAACTCTCAGTGCCTATGGTGTCGTTTTGCCGTTGCCAGACAAGTTGATAACCCTGAGTGTGCCCTATATCAGTAAAGTCGATATGATACAGGTAAATCAGGGGCAGATTGTGCAGCAAGATGATCTATTATTAACCCTGAAGCCTGGCGCTAGCGCTCTGTTGCAATTAGCTCAAGCGCAAAGTGAATTGCATGCTGCAACTCGTGAAAATCAGCTATTGCAGGAACGCATAAACCTGAAACTGGCAACTAAACAGGACATGGTGACCTCACGATTACGTATTGAACAAGCTAGGGTTATGCTCAAAAATCTGGCCGACCAGGGTATTGCTAATGAACAACACATCAGGGCGGAGCACGCAGGTATCGTCTATCTGGTCAGCGTTCAGCAAGGACAAATTGTTGCTGCTGGCGCTCCACTATTACAAATTGTTGATCAAAGCCAATGGATGGTGCGCTTAGGTATAGAACCGGAAGACCATGAACATCTAAGAGTTAATCAGCAAGTGTTGATCACACCGGTTAATACGCCTGTCTCAGAACCGGTAAAAGGACGTATCGAAATTATTACTCATCAAATCGACCCAACGACCCGTTTACTCAATGTTTTTGTCAGGCCGGAGTTAAATCAAACTTTGCTGATCAATGATTTTGTCCAAGGTCAGATTATTATTGCCTCAATCAATGCGTTTTTGGTTCCAAGACAAGCGGTTCTTCCCGATGATGGTGGATACAGTTTGTTTAGCGTTGAAAATGGACGGGCGATTAAACATACAGTACAGCTAGGTCTGGAAAATAACACTCAGATTGAAGTCATAGCGCCTGATTTAAAGGAACTGGATGAAGTCGTGGTATTAGGAAACTATGAACTAGAATCAGGTATGCAGGTATCAGCGCTACCCAGCACCCAATACAAGCAAGGAGCAACACAATGA
- a CDS encoding transposase, producing MVKNPNKMRQRAALAEHPFGTLKHRAGINHFLMRGLEKCGGEFGLMVLGYNFVRVINLLGVDFLRDYCVQRQKNKLKNSQYA from the coding sequence ATGGTAAAAAATCCCAATAAAATGCGTCAGCGAGCGGCATTAGCTGAACACCCTTTTGGTACATTAAAACACCGAGCAGGCATAAATCACTTTTTGATGCGTGGATTAGAAAAATGCGGTGGTGAATTTGGTTTAATGGTCTTAGGTTATAACTTTGTCCGCGTAATAAACCTGCTCGGCGTCGATTTTCTAAGGGATTATTGCGTCCAACGACAAAAAAATAAATTAAAAAACAGCCAATATGCTTAA
- a CDS encoding PepSY-like domain-containing protein, with translation MYKKLFITTCAALTFSVAVFAEESSEISFEKLPQKVQESALKHLVRSSINKVEAIKDEGITKYEIESKNDGISKDITFADNGQIMEIEQLMQFEQLPLAAQNAIKKDYPKIKITEIESVQAFYFDIEGDVDGKSVEFKVLASGDIEDEDEDDKASDKKD, from the coding sequence ATGTACAAGAAACTATTCATCACAACATGTGCCGCTTTAACTTTTTCAGTCGCTGTTTTTGCCGAAGAAAGCAGTGAAATAAGTTTTGAAAAACTTCCACAGAAGGTTCAGGAATCCGCTTTGAAACACTTGGTGCGCAGTAGTATCAACAAGGTCGAAGCAATTAAGGATGAGGGTATTACTAAATATGAAATAGAAAGTAAAAATGACGGTATCAGTAAGGATATTACCTTTGCAGACAATGGACAGATAATGGAAATTGAACAGCTTATGCAGTTCGAACAATTACCGCTTGCGGCACAAAATGCGATTAAGAAAGATTATCCTAAAATCAAGATAACCGAAATAGAAAGCGTACAGGCTTTCTATTTTGATATAGAGGGTGATGTGGATGGTAAATCTGTTGAGTTTAAAGTATTGGCATCCGGCGATATAGAAGATGAAGACGAAGATGACAAAGCATCCGATAAAAAAGACTGA
- a CDS encoding IS30 family transposase has translation MNTFNHLTQEERFYIYTQLKQGVSKNQIAITLGRHKSTIGREITRNTGQGQCGYRYKQAERIAKQRHIDKPKNIKMTAELQQIITPLIKEKWSPDCISGRLKQQGKDSVSHETIYRYILANKAAGGDLYTYLRHQAKPYRKRYGKNDYRGTIPSRVDIDERPQVVDDKTRLGDWEADTVIGKGHKGVLVTLTERVSKLNFAISIERKESELTKEAIINALEPFKRWVHTITFDNGREFCGHEAIAKTLDCGTYFAKPYHSWQRGLNENHNGLLRQYFPKKEPLDKVTQDEVDSAITALNHRPRKGLNYRTPWEVFCQITGVDINKSQGVALIA, from the coding sequence ATGAACACGTTTAACCATCTAACCCAAGAGGAAAGATTTTACATTTATACGCAACTAAAACAAGGCGTTTCTAAGAATCAAATAGCCATCACATTGGGGCGTCATAAATCGACTATTGGACGTGAAATTACGCGTAATACAGGTCAAGGTCAGTGTGGTTATCGTTACAAGCAAGCTGAGAGAATAGCTAAACAACGCCATATTGATAAGCCCAAAAACATCAAGATGACGGCTGAGTTACAACAGATAATAACGCCTTTAATCAAAGAGAAATGGAGCCCTGACTGTATTTCAGGACGCTTAAAACAACAAGGTAAGGACTCCGTCAGTCATGAGACTATTTACCGTTATATTTTAGCTAACAAAGCAGCCGGTGGCGATTTGTATACTTATTTGAGGCATCAAGCCAAACCTTATCGTAAGCGATATGGAAAAAATGATTATCGCGGAACGATACCCAGCCGTGTTGATATTGATGAGCGACCACAAGTGGTTGATGATAAAACGCGTTTAGGTGATTGGGAAGCAGATACTGTTATCGGTAAAGGACATAAAGGCGTATTGGTGACGCTGACTGAACGGGTCTCAAAGCTCAACTTCGCCATCTCAATTGAGCGTAAAGAATCTGAATTAACGAAAGAGGCGATTATCAATGCTCTTGAGCCTTTTAAACGTTGGGTTCACACGATTACCTTTGATAATGGACGTGAGTTTTGTGGGCATGAAGCCATTGCAAAAACACTTGACTGCGGCACTTATTTTGCCAAACCGTATCATTCGTGGCAACGAGGTTTAAATGAAAACCACAATGGCTTATTAAGGCAATACTTCCCTAAAAAAGAACCTTTGGATAAGGTAACTCAAGATGAGGTTGATAGTGCCATTACAGCACTTAATCATCGTCCAAGAAAAGGGTTAAATTACAGAACTCCATGGGAAGTATTTTGCCAAATAACGGGGGTTGATATAAATAAATCACAGGGTGTTGCATTAATTGCTTGA
- a CDS encoding IS1182 family transposase has protein sequence MTTRRYQSSLNRQQEMLLPSRVEDYVSQNNTVRAIDAYVNTLDVKELGFQHTETIITSGQPPFNPAALLKLYLYGYLQGIRSSRKLESETRRNLEVMWLVEGLLPTYKTIADFRKSNSTALKAANRDFLLLCKELSLFGGETVAVDGSFFKGDVSKQGIYTEDKLKKQLEALEKKITQYQDELDKQDTADNKLDQDSLNEGNNLVEKLAIIKQKKAEKEALQQQLKDRGEKQISTVDEDARLLTKRGETVAGYNVQIAVDNKHRLIVAEDVVQDGNDMQQLAPMLEKAQSILQSENLDGLGDSGYFNGSQIKACEDQNITVYVPVPDKSRRMAEKGRLTREQFEYDTEQDCYVCPQDEKLTRRGKPLQKGGKNYIRYKSDAAVCAECPLQKKCLSEKQNQNK, from the coding sequence ATGACTACTCGTCGCTACCAATCCAGCCTCAATCGTCAGCAAGAAATGTTACTGCCTTCGCGTGTTGAGGATTATGTCAGTCAAAATAATACTGTGCGTGCGATTGACGCTTATGTCAATACATTAGATGTTAAGGAACTAGGATTTCAGCACACCGAAACTATTATCACTTCAGGACAACCGCCTTTTAATCCTGCTGCTTTATTAAAACTCTATTTATATGGTTATTTGCAGGGGATTCGCAGCAGTCGCAAATTGGAAAGTGAGACTCGACGTAATTTGGAGGTGATGTGGCTAGTTGAAGGATTGTTACCCACATACAAAACGATTGCCGATTTTCGCAAAAGCAATAGTACGGCATTGAAAGCGGCTAATCGTGACTTTTTGTTGCTATGTAAAGAACTGTCCTTATTTGGTGGAGAGACAGTCGCGGTGGATGGGAGTTTTTTTAAAGGCGACGTCAGTAAGCAAGGTATTTACACCGAGGATAAGCTTAAAAAACAGCTTGAGGCATTGGAAAAGAAAATCACCCAATATCAAGATGAACTAGATAAACAGGATACTGCCGATAATAAATTAGATCAAGACTCGTTAAATGAAGGTAACAACTTGGTTGAAAAGCTGGCGATAATCAAACAGAAAAAGGCAGAAAAAGAAGCGTTGCAGCAACAGTTAAAAGACCGTGGTGAAAAGCAAATTTCTACAGTTGATGAAGATGCGCGGCTTTTGACCAAACGCGGAGAAACGGTGGCGGGCTATAACGTTCAAATCGCTGTTGATAACAAACACCGTTTGATTGTTGCCGAGGACGTGGTGCAAGACGGTAATGACATGCAGCAGCTTGCGCCGATGCTGGAAAAGGCTCAGAGCATTTTGCAATCAGAAAATCTTGATGGCCTGGGGGACTCAGGTTATTTCAATGGAAGCCAAATAAAAGCCTGTGAAGATCAAAATATCACGGTTTATGTCCCTGTCCCTGATAAGTCTAGGCGCATGGCTGAAAAAGGACGATTAACCCGTGAACAATTTGAATATGATACTGAGCAAGATTGCTATGTTTGCCCTCAAGATGAAAAACTGACTCGACGAGGCAAGCCTTTGCAAAAAGGTGGCAAAAACTATATTCGTTACAAAAGCGATGCCGCTGTTTGTGCGGAATGTCCTTTGCAAAAAAAATGTCTGAGTGAAAAACAAAATCAAAACAAATAG
- a CDS encoding efflux RND transporter permease subunit encodes MTQWAHLHRRSILFALSLFAMAGFFVIYSTPVSLFPQVTFPRVVVNLNAGDMPAERMAVQVTWPVEEAVRAVPGVSTVRSSTSRGSADIAINFKWGEDMVSSMLQVASAINQIRSTLPANLAFTVKRMDPTVFPVLGYSLVSAKHSLVELRDMALYQIRPILSAIPGVAKVDVLGGAVAEYQVLVDPARINALGLNLNDIAGALSAANVIQAVGKLEQNYRLYLLLANTQLQNSEQISQTILRSGQNGLVFLEDVAQVVKTTAPQWQRITADGRDAVLFQINQQPGSSTVEIAHHAQTQLKLIEQKLPADIKIAKWYDQSDLIVASALSVREALLIGLGLAIVTLLVFLRNIKVTLIAAITVPMALSATVLIINFLGLSFNIMTLGGMAAAVALIIDDAIVMIEHIIRRMREASGTYLERIHLAANEFSKPLMGSSASTIIIFAPLAFLSGVSGSFFKALSITMASALFISFIIAWLAVPLLAAYTLTQKDTEQEENGRMTRWFHHQYQRLLQSLLPRPWLVLLGLLPLLAAGFFSWQQTGSGFMPSMDEGGFILDYRAAPGTSVSETDRLLRQVETILRQIPEVETYSRRTGNSLGGHITEANEGDFFIRLTPLPRRSLDEVMDDVRDQVSAQVPGLEIELAKLMEDLIGDLTAVPQPIEVKLYANDGELLAQLATKVALELEKIPGVVDLNNGVIPAGDALNIRVLRDKAALEGLSPDAVKQTLNNYLAGTITTQIQEGPKMVNLRVWIPENERSTMNAMQHLRIRAPDGHWVPLKRIAEITPENGQAQISRDNLKRMVAVTARISGRDMGSTVADVITTLDQPGMLTHDVYYVLGGLYEQQRIAFHDLMIVFIAAIALVFILLLYLYEHFHVALSMMLTTLSAVAAVFIGLWLSNIELNITAMMGMTMVIGIVTEVSIFYYSEYQSLADSETGIQRMITAGNNRMRPIAMTTVAAILALMPLAVGIGAGSEMLQPLAVAIVSGLIVQMPLVLILLPALLRIFSNMIGESNVILEQ; translated from the coding sequence ATGACGCAGTGGGCTCATTTACACCGTCGTTCCATTTTGTTTGCACTTAGCTTGTTCGCTATGGCAGGATTCTTTGTTATTTACAGCACGCCCGTTAGTTTATTTCCTCAGGTTACCTTTCCAAGAGTTGTTGTTAACCTAAATGCCGGTGACATGCCAGCCGAACGTATGGCAGTGCAGGTAACCTGGCCAGTTGAAGAAGCAGTGCGTGCGGTGCCAGGTGTTTCAACGGTGCGCTCATCAACCAGTCGCGGTAGTGCAGATATTGCGATTAACTTTAAATGGGGTGAAGACATGGTATCTTCGATGTTGCAGGTTGCCTCAGCGATTAATCAAATTCGTTCAACACTCCCGGCTAACTTGGCATTTACCGTTAAGCGCATGGATCCCACGGTCTTTCCTGTGTTAGGTTATAGTTTGGTGTCCGCTAAACATAGCCTGGTTGAACTGCGGGATATGGCACTGTATCAAATCAGACCCATTTTATCAGCAATTCCAGGTGTCGCTAAAGTCGATGTACTGGGTGGTGCGGTCGCGGAATATCAGGTGCTTGTTGATCCCGCACGGATTAATGCCTTAGGTTTAAATTTGAATGATATTGCAGGCGCCTTATCAGCCGCTAATGTCATTCAGGCGGTGGGGAAACTGGAGCAAAATTATAGATTATATTTGCTACTCGCCAATACTCAGTTACAAAATTCAGAACAAATAAGCCAGACTATTCTACGTAGTGGTCAGAATGGCCTGGTTTTTCTTGAAGATGTTGCACAAGTGGTTAAAACTACCGCCCCTCAATGGCAACGCATTACTGCTGATGGCCGTGATGCGGTATTGTTTCAAATTAACCAGCAACCCGGCAGTAGTACCGTTGAGATTGCTCATCATGCACAAACCCAACTGAAACTTATCGAACAGAAACTACCTGCAGATATTAAAATCGCTAAATGGTACGACCAAAGTGACTTAATTGTGGCCTCTGCATTGAGTGTCAGAGAGGCCTTATTGATTGGCTTGGGCTTAGCCATTGTGACTCTGCTAGTATTTCTGCGCAATATCAAGGTCACCTTGATTGCGGCTATTACTGTGCCAATGGCCTTGTCGGCTACTGTTCTCATCATTAATTTTCTGGGACTTAGCTTTAATATTATGACGCTGGGGGGCATGGCCGCTGCTGTAGCACTGATTATTGATGATGCCATTGTGATGATTGAGCATATTATTCGGCGTATGCGCGAAGCATCAGGGACTTACTTAGAAAGGATTCATTTAGCCGCCAATGAATTTAGCAAACCACTGATGGGATCTTCAGCATCAACGATTATTATTTTTGCGCCTCTTGCTTTTTTATCCGGCGTCAGCGGCAGCTTTTTTAAGGCTTTGTCGATTACCATGGCATCCGCTTTATTCATTTCCTTTATCATTGCCTGGTTGGCTGTACCTTTACTGGCGGCATATACCCTAACGCAAAAAGACACCGAACAGGAAGAAAATGGCAGGATGACACGCTGGTTTCATCACCAATATCAACGCTTGTTGCAGTCTCTATTACCCAGACCCTGGCTTGTCTTGCTCGGCCTGTTACCCTTGTTAGCTGCTGGCTTTTTTAGCTGGCAACAAACGGGGTCGGGATTTATGCCCTCGATGGATGAAGGTGGATTTATTCTGGATTACCGCGCCGCACCGGGAACATCTGTCTCTGAAACAGATCGCTTACTAAGACAAGTTGAGACTATTTTACGTCAGATTCCTGAAGTTGAAACCTATTCACGACGCACAGGTAATAGTTTAGGCGGGCATATTACCGAAGCGAATGAAGGTGATTTTTTTATTCGTTTAACACCGTTACCGCGACGTAGTCTGGATGAAGTTATGGACGATGTTCGAGACCAGGTAAGTGCGCAGGTTCCTGGGCTGGAAATTGAACTGGCTAAACTGATGGAAGACCTGATCGGTGATTTAACAGCCGTTCCACAACCGATAGAAGTCAAATTATATGCTAATGACGGGGAGTTATTAGCGCAATTAGCGACTAAAGTCGCCCTGGAGCTAGAGAAAATACCGGGCGTTGTGGATCTTAATAATGGCGTAATTCCTGCGGGCGATGCTTTGAATATTCGGGTGTTGCGTGATAAAGCAGCGTTGGAAGGGCTCAGCCCTGATGCGGTCAAACAGACGCTGAATAATTACCTGGCCGGAACCATCACCACGCAAATACAGGAAGGTCCCAAGATGGTTAATCTGCGTGTCTGGATACCTGAAAACGAACGCTCCACGATGAATGCTATGCAACACTTACGCATTAGAGCGCCAGATGGACATTGGGTGCCACTAAAACGGATTGCAGAAATTACGCCAGAAAACGGGCAAGCGCAAATTTCCCGTGATAATTTAAAACGCATGGTAGCTGTTACCGCGCGTATCAGTGGTCGGGATATGGGCTCTACTGTTGCTGATGTGATTACAACACTGGATCAACCTGGCATGTTAACGCACGATGTCTATTATGTATTAGGGGGATTATACGAACAACAACGCATCGCCTTTCATGATCTGATGATCGTCTTTATTGCTGCAATAGCACTGGTGTTTATTTTGTTACTCTATTTATATGAACATTTTCATGTTGCGCTGTCTATGATGCTAACAACGCTATCCGCAGTCGCAGCTGTATTTATCGGTCTCTGGCTGAGTAATATAGAGTTAAATATCACCGCGATGATGGGGATGACTATGGTTATCGGTATCGTCACCGAGGTGAGTATTTTTTATTATTCCGAGTATCAAAGTCTAGCTGATTCAGAAACAGGCATTCAACGCATGATTACCGCAGGTAATAACCGTATGCGTCCCATTGCCATGACGACGGTAGCAGCCATTCTGGCACTTATGCCGCTGGCAGTGGGTATTGGTGCGGGCTCTGAAATGTTGCAACCTCTCGCTGTTGCCATTGTTTCCGGGCTGATTGTGCAGATGCCATTGGTGCTTATTTTATTGCCGGCACTGCTGAGAATCTTTTCTAATATGATAGGAGAGTCCAATGTAATACTTGAACAGTAA